From the genome of Argonema galeatum A003/A1, one region includes:
- a CDS encoding iron uptake porin yields the protein MPKVSGNNIPFGSATLINILLIASITQVRESPASINEDLYPYSASFSGRDEDDKDGMVQASFVSPLLEVQLTDWVFQAWQSLTENYRYIRVYSDLRHWEDRVFTRYEFAARLNTRLEKIHESIALAGEGVTEDDLTTMRRLEDEFAAELGILRRGVDSLEAGTTRLEAPHFTGGFRF from the coding sequence ATGCCGAAAGTTTCTGGGAACAATATACCATTTGGTTCTGCTACCTTGATCAACATCTTGCTAATTGCCAGCATCACCCAGGTAAGAGAGTCTCCAGCAAGTATAAATGAAGATTTATACCCTTACTCTGCCTCGTTTTCAGGTAGGGATGAAGACGATAAAGATGGGATGGTGCAAGCGAGCTTTGTTTCGCCATTGTTAGAAGTACAACTGACTGATTGGGTGTTTCAAGCATGGCAATCTTTAACAGAAAACTACCGTTATATTCGAGTATATTCAGATCTCAGACATTGGGAAGATAGAGTTTTTACTCGCTATGAGTTTGCAGCTAGATTAAATACCCGTTTGGAAAAGATTCATGAATCGATCGCATTGGCTGGTGAAGGAGTTACAGAAGATGATTTAACCACTATGCGGCGATTGGAAGATGAATTTGCGGCAGAACTTGGGATTTTGCGCCGAGGAGTAGACAGCTTAGAAGCTGGCACAACAAGATTAGAAGCTCCGCATTTCACCGGAGGTTTCAGATTTTAG